The Halopseudomonas sabulinigri genome window below encodes:
- the tuf gene encoding elongation factor Tu: MAKEKFERSKPHLNVGTIGHVDHGKTTLTAALTRVCAEVYGGSARAFDQIDNAPEEKARGITINTSHVEYDSPTRHYAHVDCPGHADYVKNMITGAAQMDGAILVCSAADGPMPQTREHILLSRQVGVPYIVVFLNKADMVDDEELLELVEMEVRDLLSAYDFPGDDTPIVIGSALMALEGKDDNEIGTTAVKKLVETLDSYIPEPERAIDKPFLMPIEDVFSISGRGTVVTGRVERGIVKVGEEVEIVGIKATVKTTCTGVEMFRKLLDEGRAGENVGVLLRGTKREDVERGQVLAKPGTINPHTKFEAEVYVLGKDEGGRHTPFFKGYRPQFYFRTTDVTGSCELPEGIEMVMPGDNVKLDVTLIAPIAMEDGLRFAIREGGRTVGAGVVAKIIE, from the coding sequence ATGGCTAAAGAGAAGTTCGAACGTAGCAAACCGCACCTGAACGTAGGCACCATTGGTCACGTTGACCATGGTAAAACTACTCTGACAGCTGCATTGACCCGTGTTTGCGCCGAAGTATACGGTGGCTCCGCTCGCGCTTTCGACCAGATCGATAACGCGCCGGAAGAGAAGGCACGTGGCATCACCATCAACACCTCGCACGTAGAGTACGATTCTCCGACTCGTCACTACGCGCACGTTGACTGCCCTGGTCACGCTGACTATGTGAAGAACATGATCACCGGTGCTGCGCAGATGGATGGTGCAATCCTGGTTTGTTCCGCTGCTGACGGCCCGATGCCGCAGACTCGCGAGCACATCCTGCTGTCTCGTCAGGTTGGCGTTCCTTACATCGTCGTGTTCCTGAACAAGGCTGACATGGTCGATGACGAAGAGCTGCTGGAGCTGGTCGAGATGGAAGTGCGCGATCTGCTGAGCGCATACGATTTTCCTGGCGACGACACGCCTATCGTTATCGGTTCTGCACTGATGGCGCTGGAAGGCAAAGACGACAACGAAATCGGCACCACTGCGGTCAAGAAGCTGGTTGAGACTCTGGATTCCTATATTCCTGAGCCTGAGCGTGCGATTGACAAGCCGTTCCTGATGCCGATCGAAGACGTATTCTCCATCTCTGGTCGCGGTACTGTTGTGACTGGTCGTGTAGAGCGCGGCATCGTCAAGGTGGGTGAGGAAGTTGAGATCGTTGGTATCAAGGCCACTGTCAAGACTACCTGTACTGGCGTTGAAATGTTCCGCAAGCTGCTGGACGAAGGTCGTGCCGGTGAGAACGTTGGTGTTCTGCTGCGTGGTACCAAGCGTGAAGACGTAGAGCGTGGTCAGGTTCTGGCCAAGCCGGGTACTATCAATCCGCACACCAAGTTTGAAGCTGAAGTGTACGTGCTGGGCAAGGATGAAGGCGGTCGTCACACTCCGTTCTTCAAAGGCTATCGTCCTCAGTTCTACTTCCGTACCACTGACGTTACCGGTTCCTGCGAACTGCCGGAAGGTATCGAAATGGTAATGCCTGGCGATAACGTCAAGCTGGACGTCACTCTGATCGCGCCGATCGCGATGGAAGACGGTCTGCGCTTTGCGATTCGTGAAGGCGGCCGCACCGTTGGTGCCGGCGTTGTTGCCAAGATCATCGAATAA
- the rplK gene encoding 50S ribosomal protein L11, translated as MAKKIQAYIKLQVKAGQANPSPPVGPALGQHGVNIMEFCKAFNAKTQGAEPGLPTPVIITVYSDRSFTFETKSTPAAVLLKKAAGLKSGSPRPNSQKVGTVTRAQLEEIVNAKQADLTAADMEAALRTIAGSARSMGLNVEGV; from the coding sequence ATGGCAAAGAAGATTCAGGCTTATATCAAGCTGCAAGTCAAGGCCGGTCAGGCTAACCCAAGTCCGCCGGTAGGTCCGGCCCTGGGTCAGCACGGTGTGAATATCATGGAATTCTGCAAGGCGTTCAACGCCAAGACCCAGGGCGCTGAGCCCGGTCTGCCGACTCCTGTGATTATCACTGTATACAGCGACCGCAGCTTTACTTTTGAAACCAAGAGCACACCCGCTGCCGTACTGCTGAAGAAGGCCGCTGGTCTGAAGAGTGGCTCGCCGCGTCCCAATAGCCAGAAAGTGGGTACTGTTACCCGCGCTCAGCTCGAAGAGATCGTTAATGCCAAGCAGGCTGATCTGACCGCTGCTGATATGGAAGCTGCACTGCGCACCATCGCTGGTTCTGCGCGCAGCATGGGCCTTAACGTGGAGGGTGTGTAA
- a CDS encoding DUF1127 domain-containing protein, protein MKALVYRGALRRLVWWQALVKMTLRGWLLLRRWQRVSYERRLLASLPQHQLNDIGVSRAEALNEAARPFWDLPD, encoded by the coding sequence ATGAAAGCGTTAGTGTACCGCGGGGCACTGAGGCGGTTGGTTTGGTGGCAGGCGCTGGTGAAAATGACCTTGCGCGGCTGGCTGTTATTGCGCCGCTGGCAAAGGGTCAGCTACGAGCGTCGTTTGCTGGCCAGTTTGCCACAGCACCAGTTGAATGATATCGGCGTGTCGCGCGCTGAGGCCTTGAATGAAGCGGCGCGCCCCTTCTGGGACCTCCCCGACTGA
- the secE gene encoding preprotein translocase subunit SecE, whose protein sequence is MSTKAELNDNRFDVVKWVVVALLVSVGVFGDSYFSAEPVLYRAVALVVLGLVAGFVALQTSKGKAFWALLKEARIEIRKVVWPTRPETIQTTMIVVAVVLVMALILWGLDTFLGWIISQFIG, encoded by the coding sequence ATGAGCACTAAGGCAGAGCTTAACGATAACCGCTTCGACGTAGTTAAGTGGGTTGTTGTGGCTTTACTGGTTTCCGTCGGTGTATTCGGGGACTCCTACTTTTCTGCCGAGCCTGTTTTGTACCGCGCCGTTGCATTGGTTGTGCTGGGTCTTGTGGCGGGCTTTGTTGCCCTGCAGACCAGTAAAGGCAAGGCATTTTGGGCGTTGTTGAAAGAAGCGCGTATCGAAATACGCAAAGTAGTATGGCCGACCCGGCCCGAAACCATTCAGACGACCATGATTGTGGTTGCGGTGGTTTTGGTTATGGCCCTGATTTTGTGGGGGCTGGATACGTTTCTGGGTTGGATTATTTCTCAGTTCATTGGTTAA
- the birA gene encoding bifunctional biotin--[acetyl-CoA-carboxylase] ligase/biotin operon repressor BirA, with protein sequence MLHAILALLADGQFHSGEKLGEQLGVSRAAIWKSLQRLEQQGFPLHRVRGKGYRIPPGAVLLDCDLVQAALPAPLQLRWQWHLYQQVDSTNAQAQRLIAESGVRPLVVIAEQQTAGRGRRGRQWSSPFGQNLYMSFVEPVSGGAQGLEGLSLVVGLTLVQTLDACGYQGCQLKWPNDILLNGAKLAGVLLEISGDLTADAVVVIGVGVNVLMEQDGTIDQGWTSLRRSGQKALLDRNQLIAAFAQRLAQALALFARDGFAAFQAQWQACDAWLGAEVQVISGANILVGSNLGVDTTGALRLLTAEGERQVSGGEVSLRLSHAS encoded by the coding sequence ATGTTGCATGCGATTCTTGCGCTGCTGGCCGACGGCCAATTTCATTCGGGCGAAAAGCTCGGCGAGCAGCTTGGCGTCAGTCGCGCGGCAATCTGGAAGTCGCTTCAGCGGCTTGAGCAGCAGGGCTTCCCCCTGCATCGGGTGCGCGGCAAGGGTTACCGCATTCCGCCGGGGGCCGTGCTGCTGGATTGTGATCTAGTCCAAGCGGCGCTGCCTGCGCCATTGCAGCTGCGTTGGCAATGGCATCTTTACCAGCAGGTCGACTCCACCAATGCGCAGGCCCAGCGGCTGATAGCCGAGTCCGGTGTGCGCCCCTTGGTGGTGATCGCCGAGCAGCAGACCGCTGGTCGTGGCCGCCGTGGCCGACAGTGGAGCAGCCCCTTTGGTCAAAACCTTTATATGTCTTTTGTCGAGCCTGTGAGTGGTGGCGCGCAGGGGTTGGAAGGGCTGAGCCTGGTGGTGGGGCTTACCCTGGTACAGACGCTGGACGCCTGTGGTTACCAAGGATGCCAACTGAAGTGGCCGAACGACATTTTACTCAATGGCGCTAAATTGGCCGGTGTGCTGCTGGAGATCAGTGGCGATCTTACCGCAGATGCAGTGGTGGTTATTGGTGTTGGCGTCAATGTGCTCATGGAGCAGGATGGCACTATAGATCAGGGCTGGACGTCGCTACGCCGTAGTGGCCAGAAGGCGCTGTTGGATCGTAACCAGCTGATTGCCGCCTTTGCGCAGCGGCTTGCGCAGGCGCTGGCGTTGTTTGCTCGGGATGGGTTTGCCGCATTTCAGGCGCAATGGCAGGCTTGCGATGCCTGGTTGGGTGCCGAGGTTCAGGTGATATCCGGTGCGAATATTCTGGTGGGGTCTAATCTGGGCGTGGATACCACTGGTGCATTGCGTCTGTTGACCGCAGAGGGAGAGCGGCAGGTCAGTGGTGGCGAGGTCAGTTTGAGGTTAAGCCATGCTTCTTGA
- a CDS encoding SPOR domain-containing protein, which produces MRSLFLFLLLLNVLYALWQWQIGGWRFADDVPAQNAATTVAAAADDGLDSRPATPPPQSQPVAVEQGEAPPALCVMLGTFSARAEVDQLQQRLLAVDVPAELITREVVTTTDYWLVMAVSGGSQGALARLSLLQERGIDSFVITRGRLAGNLSLGVFSQQEYAAARQAQLEAEGYEVRIEAVEKSRDQYLLQVPPQARRLLDQAMLARLRKDFPAMQRQYQACDGVAKARNIP; this is translated from the coding sequence ATGCGCTCGCTATTCCTGTTTCTGTTGCTGCTGAACGTGTTGTATGCGCTCTGGCAATGGCAAATCGGCGGCTGGCGCTTTGCTGACGATGTGCCGGCGCAGAACGCCGCGACCACTGTCGCAGCGGCTGCTGACGATGGGCTGGACTCGCGTCCGGCTACGCCGCCCCCTCAATCGCAGCCCGTGGCGGTCGAGCAGGGTGAGGCGCCCCCGGCGCTGTGCGTTATGTTGGGTACCTTCAGTGCGCGTGCCGAAGTTGACCAGTTGCAGCAGCGCTTGCTTGCAGTGGATGTGCCGGCGGAGCTGATCACCCGGGAGGTGGTCACGACCACAGACTACTGGCTGGTGATGGCGGTCAGTGGGGGCAGCCAGGGCGCGCTGGCTCGCCTGTCGCTGCTGCAGGAGCGCGGCATCGACAGCTTTGTGATTACCCGCGGACGGCTGGCGGGCAATCTGTCACTGGGCGTGTTCAGTCAGCAGGAGTACGCCGCGGCGCGTCAGGCTCAGCTCGAGGCGGAAGGCTATGAGGTGCGTATCGAGGCGGTAGAGAAAAGCCGCGATCAGTATCTGTTGCAGGTGCCGCCGCAAGCGCGCCGGCTGCTCGATCAGGCGATGCTGGCACGTTTGCGTAAAGACTTTCCGGCCATGCAGCGTCAGTATCAGGCCTGTGACGGCGTTGCTAAAGCGCGCAACATCCCCTAG
- the nusG gene encoding transcription termination/antitermination protein NusG: MSKRWYVVHAYSGFEKHVMRSLHERVKLAGMEDQFGEILVPTEEVVEMRNGQKRKSERKFFPGYVLVQMEMNEGTWHLVKDTTRVLGFIGGTADKPAPITDKEAEAILRRVADGTDKPKPKTLFEPGEVVRVTDGPFADFNGVVEEVNYEKSRVQVAVLIFGRPTPVELEFGQVEKG, from the coding sequence GTGTCTAAGCGATGGTACGTAGTGCATGCCTATTCGGGCTTCGAAAAGCATGTTATGCGCTCTCTGCATGAGCGCGTCAAGCTGGCCGGAATGGAAGACCAATTCGGCGAGATCCTGGTTCCCACCGAAGAAGTGGTGGAAATGCGCAACGGCCAGAAGCGCAAGAGTGAGCGTAAGTTTTTCCCCGGCTATGTTCTTGTTCAAATGGAAATGAACGAAGGTACCTGGCACTTGGTGAAAGACACTACTCGTGTGCTCGGGTTTATTGGTGGTACTGCCGATAAGCCAGCGCCTATCACCGACAAAGAGGCCGAGGCCATTCTTCGTCGCGTGGCTGATGGTACCGACAAGCCCAAGCCCAAGACGCTGTTTGAGCCGGGCGAGGTTGTTCGCGTTACCGATGGCCCGTTTGCAGACTTCAACGGTGTAGTTGAAGAGGTTAACTACGAGAAGAGCCGGGTTCAGGTGGCTGTTCTCATTTTTGGACGCCCCACTCCTGTGGAGCTCGAGTTCGGTCAGGTCGAAAAGGGCTGA
- a CDS encoding type III pantothenate kinase: protein MLLELDCGNTLIKWRLLDREGRVRDRDMAPDLVELQCLLGGQEREIHGCRLVSVRSADETQVVMDQLTSWLKLHPVLAKSRAELAGVRNGYADHGKLGMDRWLALVAGYNHCHRACVVIDLGTAVTVDFVDAAGQHLGGYIAPGSKLLRGSLQRHTRLIRYEQSLRGDLLQPIPGSTTAEAVEFGCDLMLVGFVREQLRVARQVLGDEMVVILTGGDAETMAEALPETCHTLSDLVFDGLALACPMEID from the coding sequence ATGCTTCTTGAGCTCGATTGCGGTAATACGCTGATCAAGTGGCGCTTGCTCGATCGCGAAGGCCGTGTGCGTGACCGCGACATGGCCCCGGACCTGGTCGAGCTGCAGTGTCTATTGGGGGGGCAGGAGCGTGAAATTCACGGTTGCCGGCTGGTCAGTGTGCGCTCGGCTGATGAAACCCAGGTCGTAATGGATCAGTTGACCAGTTGGCTCAAGCTGCACCCGGTGCTGGCAAAGAGTCGTGCGGAACTGGCCGGTGTGCGGAACGGCTACGCCGATCACGGCAAGCTGGGTATGGATCGCTGGCTGGCCTTGGTCGCCGGCTACAACCATTGCCACCGTGCCTGCGTGGTCATTGACCTGGGCACCGCGGTGACTGTCGATTTTGTTGATGCGGCGGGCCAGCATCTGGGTGGCTATATCGCGCCGGGCAGCAAGCTACTGCGCGGCAGCCTGCAACGGCACACGCGATTGATCCGCTACGAGCAATCACTGCGCGGTGATCTGCTGCAGCCTATCCCGGGAAGTACGACGGCAGAGGCCGTCGAATTTGGCTGCGATTTGATGCTCGTGGGGTTTGTGCGCGAGCAACTACGCGTGGCGCGGCAGGTTCTTGGGGATGAAATGGTAGTCATCCTGACTGGGGGGGATGCCGAAACTATGGCGGAGGCGCTTCCCGAAACCTGTCATACCCTGAGCGATCTGGTGTTCGACGGGCTCGCGCTCGCCTGCCCTATGGAGATTGACTGA